In a single window of the candidate division WOR-3 bacterium genome:
- a CDS encoding DUF4388 domain-containing protein, with product MALEGTLEDFELTDILQIIQMGRKDGTLIIEHPSGEKAKIFIENSIVVHAECGGETDDLAIAKIFEWDKGKFRFEIGQKTDKKTLNIPIPTMIMEAARKIDEWNRIKKVIPSLETVFELEPNPNTDIEVINLNADEWRVLSQIDGKRNIKELANILRMGEIETAKILFGLIGLGLVRIKKIEEKKEKFETEKKEKEEEKKDKGFFGFFRKK from the coding sequence ATGGCACTTGAAGGAACACTTGAAGATTTTGAATTAACAGATATTTTACAGATAATTCAAATGGGAAGGAAGGATGGAACTTTAATTATTGAACATCCTTCAGGTGAAAAGGCAAAAATTTTTATTGAGAATTCCATAGTAGTTCATGCAGAATGTGGAGGTGAAACCGATGACCTTGCTATAGCAAAAATTTTTGAATGGGATAAGGGTAAATTCAGATTTGAAATCGGACAGAAGACTGACAAAAAAACATTAAATATACCAATTCCAACAATGATAATGGAAGCTGCAAGAAAAATTGATGAATGGAACAGGATAAAAAAGGTTATACCTTCTCTTGAAACAGTTTTTGAACTTGAACCTAACCCAAATACAGATATTGAGGTGATTAATTTAAATGCCGATGAATGGAGGGTTCTTTCCCAAATTGATGGAAAAAGAAATATTAAAGAACTCGCAAATATTTTAAGAATGGGTGAAATTGAAACAGCAAAAATTCTATTCGGTTTAATAGGATTAGGTCTTGTAAGAATAAAAAAGATAGAAGAAAAAAAAGAAAAATTTGAAACAGAGAAAAAAGAAAAAGAAGAAGAGAAAAAGGACAAAGGTTTTTTTGGATTTTTCAGAAAAAAATAA
- a CDS encoding LemA family protein has product MFPFIIFLIVLIFFVFFFIGIYNNLVKLKLRVQNAWSQIDVQLKRRHDLIPNLVNAVKGYMKYEQETLQKVIEARAKAVSASGTGDIRKIAEAEGELGGVLTRLFALFENYPELKANENVLKLQEELTHTENNIAFARQHFNDSVMRYNTEIQVFPNNIIAGIFNFKPYDFFEIKGEEKEAPRVNLEF; this is encoded by the coding sequence GTGTTTCCCTTTATAATTTTTTTAATAGTTTTAATATTTTTTGTTTTCTTCTTCATAGGAATTTATAACAACCTTGTAAAGCTTAAACTGAGAGTTCAAAATGCTTGGTCTCAAATTGATGTTCAATTAAAAAGAAGACACGACTTGATACCTAATCTTGTTAATGCTGTTAAAGGTTATATGAAGTATGAACAGGAAACCCTTCAGAAGGTTATAGAGGCAAGAGCAAAAGCTGTTTCAGCATCAGGAACAGGAGATATAAGAAAAATAGCGGAAGCAGAAGGAGAACTTGGGGGTGTTCTAACAAGACTTTTTGCACTTTTTGAAAATTATCCTGAATTAAAGGCAAATGAAAATGTTTTAAAACTCCAAGAAGAATTAACACATACAGAAAATAATATTGCCTTTGCAAGACAGCATTTTAATGATTCTGTTATGAGGTATAACACAGAAATTCAGGTTTTCCCCAATAATATAATTGCAGGAATTTTCAATTTTAAACCCTATGATTTCTTTGAAATTAAAGGAGAAGAAAAGGAGGCACCGAGAGTGAATCTTGAATTTTAA
- a CDS encoding PfkB family carbohydrate kinase yields MKKIKDRLISIIKNFKGKKIKVIGDIILDEYIFGDVDRISPEAPVPVVLVKSKKYNLGGAANVAWNIKALKGEPELFGVIGDDYSSKILLDIMEEKGIKKDGIIKVNSRPTTRKTRVIGQNQQIVRIDEEITEPIKVSQRKRIIEKILENDNFSAFIFEDYEKGTITRELISEIKKRNKGKILTCDPKKHNFNFYKNITVLKPNRKELEFVSKRELKNENDMVKEIDKLSRKLSIPIILLTLGEKGMILKFDNNIYKIPSLEVEVYDVTGAGDTVIASYTLSLLSGANPLEAAIISTIAAGIEVTKLGASAVFPEELIEMVEKKSDEIFEGTKKIR; encoded by the coding sequence ATGAAGAAAATAAAGGATAGATTAATAAGTATCATAAAAAATTTCAAAGGAAAAAAAATCAAAGTAATAGGTGATATAATTCTGGATGAATATATTTTTGGTGATGTCGATAGAATTTCACCAGAAGCTCCTGTTCCTGTAGTCCTTGTAAAGAGTAAAAAGTATAATCTCGGAGGAGCTGCAAATGTTGCATGGAATATAAAAGCTCTTAAGGGAGAACCAGAACTTTTTGGTGTTATTGGAGATGATTATTCTTCAAAAATTCTTCTTGATATAATGGAAGAAAAAGGTATTAAAAAAGATGGAATTATTAAGGTGAATTCAAGACCCACTACAAGAAAAACAAGAGTGATAGGACAAAATCAGCAGATAGTTAGAATTGATGAGGAAATAACTGAACCTATAAAAGTTTCTCAAAGGAAAAGAATAATTGAGAAAATTCTGGAAAATGATAATTTTTCTGCTTTTATTTTTGAAGATTATGAAAAAGGAACAATTACAAGGGAATTGATAAGTGAAATAAAAAAAAGAAATAAAGGGAAAATTTTAACCTGTGATCCCAAAAAACATAATTTTAATTTTTACAAAAATATCACAGTCTTAAAACCAAACAGAAAAGAATTAGAATTTGTTTCTAAAAGAGAACTAAAAAATGAAAATGATATGGTAAAAGAAATTGATAAACTTTCAAGAAAACTATCTATTCCAATAATACTTTTAACTCTTGGTGAAAAAGGAATGATTTTAAAATTTGATAATAATATATATAAAATTCCTTCCCTTGAGGTTGAAGTTTATGATGTTACAGGTGCTGGTGATACTGTTATAGCATCTTACACACTTTCCCTTCTTTCAGGGGCTAATCCACTTGAGGCTGCCATAATATCAACGATAGCTGCTGGTATTGAAGTTACAAAACTTGGTGCTTCTGCTGTATTCCCTGAAGAATTAATTGAAATGGTTGAAAAAAAATCAGATGAGATTTTTGAAGGAACGAAAAAAATAAGATGA
- a CDS encoding M20/M25/M40 family metallo-hydrolase, whose amino-acid sequence MKDIKNLLKELTKFDAPSGRERELSLFIEKYLKENGFITEIDYFGNVAGRLKKENGKKLLLTAHIDQILLYVTKIDKNYILIDTRMADKKILKGKEVILITEKGKFKGIIGMTPPHIKEKDKKDYLYIDLGLLTPEETAVKPGEPVLFSSEFKELSENICAGRSFDNRASASVLLDLARELKDMNFKGEIILYFSVQEEISGLGASLITKKFEPHEAICLDVTFARAKLDEDTEIELNKGPVIAKGPFITGKISEKLIKIAKKEEIPFQIEVIESYTGTDLDNFFVRDGGVPSGLVSIPLRYMHSPNELLDIRDLLRTKKLLIYYIKEELS is encoded by the coding sequence ATGAAGGATATTAAAAATTTACTAAAGGAACTTACAAAATTTGATGCTCCAAGTGGTAGAGAAAGAGAACTTTCCTTATTTATAGAAAAATACCTTAAAGAAAATGGATTTATAACAGAAATTGATTATTTTGGAAATGTTGCAGGAAGACTTAAAAAGGAAAATGGTAAAAAGCTTCTATTAACAGCACATATTGACCAGATTCTGCTTTATGTAACTAAAATTGACAAAAACTATATCCTAATAGATACAAGGATGGCTGATAAAAAGATTTTAAAAGGTAAGGAAGTAATTCTAATTACAGAAAAAGGGAAATTTAAGGGAATAATTGGAATGACACCTCCTCATATAAAAGAAAAAGACAAAAAGGATTATCTATACATAGATTTGGGACTTTTGACTCCAGAAGAAACCGCTGTAAAACCTGGTGAACCTGTTTTGTTTTCATCAGAATTTAAAGAATTGAGTGAAAATATTTGTGCAGGAAGATCTTTTGATAATAGGGCTTCTGCAAGTGTTCTTCTTGATTTAGCCAGGGAATTAAAGGATATGAATTTTAAAGGAGAAATTATTTTGTATTTTTCTGTTCAGGAGGAAATAAGTGGATTGGGAGCCTCTCTGATTACAAAAAAATTTGAGCCACATGAAGCAATATGTCTGGATGTAACTTTTGCAAGAGCTAAATTGGATGAAGATACAGAGATTGAACTCAATAAAGGACCTGTAATAGCAAAAGGTCCTTTTATAACAGGAAAAATCTCTGAAAAACTTATAAAAATAGCTAAAAAAGAGGAAATTCCTTTTCAAATTGAAGTAATAGAAAGTTATACCGGGACTGATCTTGACAATTTCTTTGTAAGGGATGGTGGTGTTCCATCTGGTCTTGTTTCAATTCCTCTAAGATATATGCATTCACCAAATGAACTTCTTGATATAAGAGACCTTTTGAGAACAAAGAAACTTTTAATTTACTACATAAAGGAGGAACTTTCTTGA
- a CDS encoding sigma-54 dependent transcriptional regulator has protein sequence MKILIIEDDEIQGRNLESILREKGFKVKFVKDVPNALYFFRRGYKTILLDLKMPEIDGIELMKKMKKEGEGKFLIITAHGTIESAVNALKEGALDYLTKPLDIEKLINILKQLEEREKLEDELEYLREEIKKFKGEEFIIVNENVKKIFIDAEKVAETDATILIRGESGVGKEVLAKYIHKKSGRKGNFVAISCTAIPSELLEAELFGYEKGAFTGAEKSKKGKFELADEGTLFLDEIGDLPLNLQAKLLRFLQEKQIERLGSLERVDINTRIICATNKDLEKMVREKLFREDLYYRINVISFYIPPLRERKDEILPLMEYYLEKFSEKYHLKKPILSDKIKRKFMNYSFPGNVRELINLAERLVLLRQGEVIEYIPEIEKEEDYDTLNLYELEKRHIEKVLKMTKGKLSKAAELLGVHRNTLREKLKKYGIKFEEN, from the coding sequence ATGAAAATTTTAATTATAGAAGATGATGAGATTCAAGGTAGAAATTTAGAATCAATTTTAAGAGAAAAGGGGTTTAAGGTTAAATTTGTGAAGGATGTTCCAAATGCCCTTTATTTTTTCAGAAGGGGTTATAAAACTATTTTACTTGACCTTAAAATGCCTGAAATAGATGGAATTGAACTAATGAAAAAGATGAAAAAAGAAGGGGAAGGAAAATTTTTAATTATTACTGCTCATGGAACAATTGAGTCAGCTGTTAATGCTTTAAAAGAAGGTGCTCTTGATTATTTAACAAAGCCTCTTGATATAGAAAAACTCATTAATATATTAAAACAGCTTGAAGAAAGAGAAAAACTTGAGGATGAGTTAGAGTATTTAAGAGAAGAGATCAAAAAATTTAAAGGGGAAGAATTTATCATTGTCAATGAGAATGTGAAAAAAATATTTATTGATGCTGAAAAAGTAGCAGAAACAGATGCTACTATTTTAATAAGAGGGGAAAGTGGAGTTGGAAAGGAAGTTCTTGCAAAATATATACATAAAAAAAGTGGTAGAAAAGGAAATTTTGTTGCAATATCTTGCACTGCCATACCTTCTGAACTTCTTGAGGCAGAACTTTTTGGGTATGAAAAAGGTGCTTTTACAGGTGCAGAAAAGTCTAAAAAAGGAAAATTTGAACTGGCAGATGAAGGGACTTTATTTCTTGATGAAATCGGTGATTTACCTTTAAATCTTCAAGCAAAATTGTTAAGATTTTTGCAGGAAAAACAGATTGAAAGACTCGGTTCTCTTGAAAGAGTAGATATTAACACAAGAATTATCTGTGCAACAAATAAAGACCTTGAAAAAATGGTGAGGGAAAAACTCTTTAGGGAAGATTTATATTACCGAATAAATGTTATAAGTTTTTATATACCTCCTTTAAGGGAAAGAAAAGATGAGATTTTACCTTTGATGGAATATTATCTTGAAAAATTTTCTGAAAAGTATCATTTAAAAAAACCAATTCTTTCTGATAAAATAAAAAGGAAATTTATGAATTATTCTTTTCCAGGTAATGTAAGAGAACTTATAAATTTAGCAGAAAGGCTTGTTTTGTTAAGACAGGGTGAAGTTATAGAATATATACCTGAAATAGAAAAAGAAGAGGATTATGATACTTTAAATCTTTACGAATTAGAAAAGAGACATATTGAAAAGGTTTTGAAGATGACAAAAGGTAAATTGAGTAAGGCTGCAGAATTGCTGGGTGTTCACAGGAATACTCTTAGGGAAAAATTAAAAAAATATGGGATAAAGTTTGAGGAAAATTAG
- the hutU gene encoding urocanate hydratase: MEPGKIRAPRGDKLNAKDWVQEAAIRMLMNNVDPEVAENPEKLIVYGGTGKAARNWESFNMIVRELLELENDETLLIQSGKPVGVFKTHEWAPRVLIANSLLVPKWAREDYFAMLEAKGLIMFGQMTAGSWIYIGTQGIIQGTYETFAACARKHFGSSLRGKFVLTAGMGGMSGAQPLAVTMNEGVILDVEVEPKKIERRLKQGFCEFMVYNLDEALKLVDEAIKKKIPRSIGLVGNASDIHPELVRRGIIPDVVTDQTSAHDPLNGYVPGRMTLEEALELRRKNPEEYLKRSYESIARHMEAILEMQKQGAVAFDYGNNIRGRAKEAGVEDAFKVPGFVLEYIRPLFCEGKGPFRWVALSGDPEDIYLTDREVLKLFPENESLRRWIKLAEEKVPFQGLPARICWLGYGERDKAGLLFNKLVRDGKLKAPIVIGRDHLDAGSVASPNRETEGMKDGSDAIADWPVLNALLNTASGASWVSLHHGGGVGIGYSIHAGQVIVADGSKLSDQKLERVLTNDPGLGIVRHADAGYETAIKIAKEKKIKIPMLREEE, encoded by the coding sequence ATGGAACCTGGAAAAATTAGAGCTCCAAGAGGAGATAAACTAAATGCAAAAGACTGGGTACAGGAAGCTGCTATAAGAATGCTTATGAACAATGTTGACCCGGAAGTTGCAGAAAATCCTGAAAAATTAATTGTTTATGGAGGAACAGGAAAAGCTGCAAGAAACTGGGAATCCTTTAATATGATTGTAAGGGAACTTTTAGAACTTGAAAATGATGAAACCCTTTTAATTCAATCAGGAAAACCGGTTGGAGTTTTTAAAACACATGAATGGGCTCCAAGAGTTTTAATTGCTAATTCCCTTCTTGTTCCAAAATGGGCAAGAGAGGATTATTTTGCAATGCTTGAAGCAAAAGGTTTAATAATGTTCGGTCAGATGACAGCAGGTTCCTGGATATATATAGGAACTCAGGGAATAATTCAGGGTACCTATGAAACATTTGCAGCCTGTGCAAGAAAACATTTTGGTTCTTCTCTAAGGGGGAAATTTGTTTTAACTGCTGGTATGGGTGGTATGTCGGGTGCTCAACCACTTGCAGTAACAATGAATGAGGGAGTTATTCTTGATGTAGAAGTTGAACCTAAGAAAATTGAAAGAAGGTTAAAACAGGGGTTCTGTGAATTTATGGTTTATAATCTTGATGAAGCCTTAAAACTTGTGGATGAAGCAATAAAGAAAAAAATTCCAAGGTCAATTGGACTTGTTGGGAATGCTTCAGACATTCATCCTGAACTTGTAAGAAGGGGAATAATCCCTGATGTGGTAACTGATCAGACTTCAGCACATGACCCATTAAATGGTTATGTTCCTGGAAGAATGACTTTAGAAGAAGCTCTTGAATTGAGAAGAAAGAATCCAGAGGAATATTTAAAAAGGTCTTATGAATCAATTGCAAGGCACATGGAAGCAATTCTTGAAATGCAAAAGCAAGGGGCAGTTGCCTTTGATTATGGAAACAACATAAGAGGAAGAGCAAAAGAGGCAGGAGTTGAGGATGCTTTTAAAGTTCCTGGTTTTGTTCTTGAATATATAAGACCATTATTCTGCGAAGGAAAGGGACCCTTTAGATGGGTTGCACTATCAGGTGACCCAGAAGATATATATTTGACAGATAGAGAGGTTCTTAAACTTTTTCCTGAAAATGAATCATTAAGAAGATGGATAAAATTAGCAGAGGAAAAAGTGCCTTTTCAGGGATTACCAGCAAGAATTTGCTGGCTTGGTTACGGTGAAAGGGATAAAGCTGGTCTTCTTTTTAACAAACTTGTCAGGGACGGAAAATTAAAAGCTCCTATAGTAATAGGAAGGGATCACCTTGATGCTGGTTCTGTTGCTTCACCCAATAGAGAAACAGAAGGAATGAAAGACGGTTCAGATGCTATTGCTGATTGGCCTGTTTTAAATGCACTTTTAAATACAGCTTCAGGTGCCTCATGGGTTTCCCTTCATCATGGAGGAGGAGTTGGAATAGGTTACTCTATTCATGCAGGACAGGTAATTGTTGCAGATGGTTCAAAACTTTCAGATCAAAAACTGGAGAGAGTTTTAACAAATGATCCAGGGTTGGGTATTGTAAGACATGCAGATGCAGGTTATGAAACAGCAATTAAAATAGCAAAGGAAAAGAAAATCAAAATACCAATGTTAAGGGAGGAAGAGTGA
- a CDS encoding HIT domain-containing protein: MKKLWAPWRIQYIKTLEKEKGCIFCIKPKEKRDEENFILKRGKKCFIILNKFPYNSGHLMIAPYRHTGKIENLKDEESLEIFNFLKLSIKALKKSIKPHGFNIGINIGKIAGAGYPGHVHLHVVPRWGGDTNFMPVIGETKIIPEEIERTFKILYPFFNEENKG, from the coding sequence ATGAAAAAATTATGGGCACCCTGGAGAATCCAATATATAAAAACCCTTGAAAAAGAAAAAGGGTGTATTTTCTGTATTAAACCAAAAGAAAAAAGAGACGAAGAAAATTTTATTTTAAAAAGGGGAAAAAAGTGTTTTATAATTCTTAACAAATTTCCTTACAATTCAGGTCACCTTATGATAGCTCCTTACAGACATACAGGTAAGATTGAAAATTTGAAGGATGAGGAAAGCCTGGAAATTTTTAACTTTTTAAAACTCTCAATAAAAGCTTTAAAAAAGTCAATTAAACCACATGGTTTTAATATAGGAATAAATATTGGGAAAATAGCAGGTGCAGGCTACCCAGGTCATGTTCATCTTCATGTTGTTCCAAGATGGGGTGGAGATACAAATTTTATGCCAGTGATAGGTGAAACTAAGATAATTCCAGAAGAGATAGAGAGAACCTTTAAAATTCTTTATCCTTTTTTTAATGAAGAAAATAAAGGATAG
- the cutA gene encoding divalent-cation tolerance protein CutA — MYIIVFCTTQGKDKAYEISRKIIENKLAACVNYFKVNSIFEWKDKIEEEEEYLLIIKTKEEKFRELENFIKKNHPYEVPEIIYFKIEKGNEDYLKWIDDTLK; from the coding sequence ATGTATATAATAGTTTTTTGTACAACTCAAGGAAAAGATAAAGCCTATGAAATTTCAAGAAAAATTATTGAAAATAAACTTGCAGCATGTGTTAATTATTTTAAAGTAAATTCCATTTTTGAATGGAAGGATAAAATTGAAGAGGAAGAAGAATACCTTCTTATCATAAAAACAAAAGAGGAAAAATTTAGGGAACTTGAAAATTTCATTAAAAAAAATCATCCCTATGAAGTTCCCGAAATTATTTATTTTAAAATTGAAAAAGGTAATGAAGATTACCTAAAATGGATAGATGATACTTTAAAATAG
- a CDS encoding ParB/RepB/Spo0J family partition protein: MKEKRNPLGRTLNELLSKREEIIKIPIINIKESKFQMRRKITPETLKDLVESIKEKGIIEPVIVRPINEGYEIIAGHRRFLAAKEAGLMEIPCIVKEVSDTEAAEISIIENIQRENLNPIEEAIAIKRLIDDFNLTHEEVAKKIGKSRVYVTNLLRLLKLPSVIKENIEKGELSEGHARVLLSLKDEEEMIKLAEEIIRKKIPVREIEKKLSKKIKIDFSKEEELLRKKWGVEVKIHYKGKKGKIEFIFKDEKEFEFLIEELLK; encoded by the coding sequence TTGAAAGAGAAAAGGAACCCCTTGGGTCGCACCTTGAATGAACTTCTTTCAAAGCGGGAAGAAATAATAAAAATCCCTATTATAAATATTAAAGAATCAAAATTTCAGATGAGAAGAAAAATAACACCTGAAACTCTAAAGGATCTTGTGGAGTCAATAAAGGAAAAGGGAATAATTGAACCAGTGATTGTAAGACCTATCAATGAGGGATATGAAATAATAGCAGGACACAGAAGATTTCTTGCTGCGAAAGAGGCAGGATTAATGGAAATTCCATGTATAGTTAAAGAAGTAAGTGATACTGAAGCAGCTGAAATTTCTATAATTGAAAACATACAAAGAGAAAATCTAAATCCCATTGAAGAGGCTATTGCAATTAAAAGACTAATTGATGATTTTAACTTAACTCATGAAGAAGTGGCAAAAAAAATTGGAAAATCAAGAGTATATGTAACTAACCTTTTAAGACTACTTAAACTTCCTTCTGTGATAAAGGAAAATATAGAAAAAGGAGAACTCTCAGAAGGACATGCAAGAGTCCTTTTGAGTTTAAAGGATGAAGAAGAGATGATAAAACTTGCAGAAGAAATAATAAGAAAAAAAATTCCAGTTAGAGAAATTGAAAAAAAATTAAGTAAAAAAATAAAAATAGATTTTTCAAAAGAAGAAGAGCTTTTAAGAAAAAAATGGGGAGTTGAGGTAAAAATTCATTATAAAGGAAAAAAAGGAAAAATTGAGTTTATATTTAAAGATGAAAAGGAGTTTGAATTTTTAATCGAAGAACTTTTGAAATGA
- a CDS encoding ParA family protein, producing MKIISLCNQKGGVGKTTTCINLGSALSILKKKVLLIDFDIQANLTSGLGLKNFKKGIFEILNEGGKIEDIIIERNNLFILPSTGKNSLIFEKEKAKSFHKSLKSFDFDYVFIDTPPSLGDLSIFALSISDKVIIPVQSEYFALEGLVSLLSTIKYVKANYNPLISVMGFIITMYDSRLLLSKHIEKELRNSFGDKVFKTVIPRNVRLAEAPSFGKTIFEYDRNSIGAESYLNFAKEVLKLEREKEPLGSHLE from the coding sequence GTGAAAATAATATCACTGTGTAATCAGAAAGGAGGAGTTGGTAAGACAACTACATGTATAAATTTGGGAAGTGCTTTATCTATTTTAAAAAAGAAAGTTCTTTTAATAGATTTTGATATTCAGGCAAATTTAACAAGTGGACTTGGATTAAAAAATTTTAAAAAGGGAATATTTGAAATTTTAAATGAGGGGGGGAAAATTGAGGATATAATAATAGAAAGAAATAATCTCTTTATTCTTCCATCGACTGGTAAAAATAGTTTAATCTTTGAAAAAGAAAAAGCAAAAAGTTTCCATAAATCACTTAAATCTTTTGATTTTGATTATGTTTTCATAGATACACCTCCCTCACTTGGGGATCTATCTATATTTGCCTTATCAATAAGTGATAAAGTTATAATACCTGTTCAAAGTGAATATTTTGCTCTGGAAGGGCTTGTCTCCCTTCTAAGTACTATAAAATATGTAAAGGCAAATTATAACCCTCTTATTTCAGTAATGGGTTTTATTATAACAATGTATGATTCAAGACTTTTACTTTCAAAACATATTGAAAAAGAACTAAGAAACTCTTTCGGTGACAAAGTTTTTAAAACAGTAATACCAAGAAATGTGAGATTGGCAGAAGCTCCCTCTTTTGGGAAAACAATTTTTGAATATGATAGAAATTCAATAGGTGCAGAAAGCTATTTAAATTTTGCAAAGGAGGTGCTAAAACTTGAAAGAGAAAAGGAACCCCTTGGGTCGCACCTTGAATGA
- a CDS encoding acetyl-CoA carboxylase carboxyltransferase subunit alpha, whose protein sequence is MLEFEKPVYELEVKIKELRELSKSRPELLEEIERLEKKLSKVMENVYRNLSPWNITQIARHPERPHSIDYIKNVFEDFFEIHGDRAFSDDPAIIAGIGKLEKFSFVIVGEEKGRDTREKIKRNFGMPNPEGYRKAIRAFNLAEKFNIPVVTLVDTPGAYPGIGAEERGQAWIISQSIYKMIDLNVPIITFIIGEGGSGGALAIGVGDRVYALKYSIYSVISPEGCAAILFRDSSKAEKAAKYLRLTSQDLKEFGIIDDIIDEPLGGAHKDPQYVYRIVRQKILKDVEEMKKETILELKNKRREKYLKIGIYREV, encoded by the coding sequence ATGCTTGAATTTGAAAAACCTGTATACGAACTTGAAGTAAAAATAAAGGAATTAAGGGAGCTCTCTAAATCAAGACCAGAACTTCTTGAAGAAATTGAAAGGTTAGAAAAAAAACTTAGTAAAGTAATGGAGAACGTTTACAGGAATTTAAGTCCATGGAATATAACTCAGATTGCAAGGCATCCTGAAAGACCACATTCTATTGATTATATTAAAAATGTATTTGAAGATTTTTTTGAAATACATGGTGATAGGGCTTTTTCAGATGATCCAGCAATAATTGCTGGTATAGGGAAACTTGAAAAATTTTCCTTTGTTATAGTTGGTGAAGAGAAAGGAAGAGATACAAGAGAAAAGATTAAAAGAAATTTTGGTATGCCAAATCCTGAAGGTTACAGAAAAGCAATAAGAGCTTTTAACCTTGCTGAAAAATTCAATATACCTGTAGTAACACTTGTTGATACACCCGGTGCTTACCCTGGAATAGGAGCAGAGGAAAGGGGGCAGGCATGGATTATTTCACAAAGTATTTATAAAATGATTGATCTTAATGTTCCAATAATAACCTTTATAATTGGTGAAGGAGGTTCAGGTGGTGCCCTTGCTATAGGAGTTGGAGACAGGGTTTATGCACTTAAATATTCCATTTATTCTGTTATTTCACCTGAAGGTTGTGCTGCAATTTTGTTTAGGGATTCTTCAAAAGCAGAAAAGGCAGCTAAGTATTTAAGGCTTACCTCACAAGATTTAAAAGAATTTGGTATTATAGATGATATAATTGATGAACCTCTTGGTGGGGCTCATAAGGATCCTCAATATGTTTATAGGATTGTAAGGCAAAAAATTTTAAAAGATGTTGAGGAAATGAAAAAAGAGACAATTTTGGAATTGAAAAATAAAAGAAGGGAAAAGTATCTTAAAATAGGAATATACAGAGAGGTTTAA
- a CDS encoding M48 family metallopeptidase: protein MGKSFYDIQEKNIRKTKILIFLFIFFATFFGFLIDFFYAGFPDYSKIPFFTIFAFLLSSINSYISYNFGDKILLKTIGVRKLNLNDLKEKMLLNVVEEMKIASGLPMPKVYILDTDIPNAFATGKNPENSSIVVTKGLLNLLNREELQGVIGHEMAHIRNRDILVMTVAATLVGVILLLSDLANRFLRYQFFTDSRTSKRRETRSRIGLKGGTITLILLILLLILSILGPLFARLVFFSISRSREYLADASSAELTRNPLSLAKALEKIASLQNPFQWKMKGVSHMCIVNPLKSKFGEMENFFADLMSTHPPIEKRIKVLKEMAGVF, encoded by the coding sequence ATGGGAAAAAGTTTTTATGATATACAGGAAAAAAACATAAGGAAAACTAAAATTTTAATATTTTTATTTATCTTCTTTGCTACTTTTTTTGGATTTCTAATAGATTTTTTTTATGCCGGTTTTCCTGATTATTCAAAAATTCCCTTTTTTACAATTTTTGCCTTTCTTTTATCTTCTATAAATTCCTATATTTCCTATAATTTTGGAGACAAAATCCTTTTAAAAACTATAGGAGTCAGAAAACTAAACTTAAATGATTTGAAGGAAAAAATGCTTTTAAATGTAGTGGAGGAAATGAAAATTGCCTCTGGACTTCCCATGCCAAAAGTCTACATTCTTGATACAGATATTCCTAATGCCTTTGCAACAGGAAAGAATCCTGAAAACTCCTCTATTGTAGTAACAAAAGGGTTACTTAATCTTCTTAACAGAGAAGAACTGCAAGGAGTAATAGGTCATGAAATGGCTCATATAAGAAACAGAGATATTCTTGTTATGACCGTAGCTGCCACACTTGTTGGTGTAATCCTTTTGTTATCTGATCTTGCAAATCGTTTTTTGAGATATCAATTTTTTACTGATAGTAGAACCTCAAAAAGAAGAGAAACCAGAAGTAGAATAGGTTTAAAGGGAGGGACAATTACTCTTATACTCCTTATTCTTCTTTTGATTCTTTCAATTCTTGGACCCTTATTTGCAAGGCTTGTATTTTTTTCTATATCAAGGTCAAGGGAATATTTAGCAGATGCGAGTTCTGCTGAACTAACAAGGAACCCTCTTTCTCTTGCGAAAGCCCTTGAAAAAATTGCCTCTTTACAAAACCCCTTTCAATGGAAAATGAAAGGAGTTTCCCATATGTGTATAGTTAATCCTTTAAAATCAAAATTTGGTGAAATGGAGAATTTTTTTGCTGACCTTATGTCAACTCACCCACCTATAGAGAAAAGAATAAAAGTTTTAAAAGAAATGGCAGGAGTGTTTTAA